One region of Balaenoptera ricei isolate mBalRic1 chromosome 5, mBalRic1.hap2, whole genome shotgun sequence genomic DNA includes:
- the LOC132366302 gene encoding large ribosomal subunit protein eL20-like, translated as MKASGTLREYKVVGRCLPTPKCRTPPLYRMRIFAPNHVVAKSRFWYFVSQLKKMKKSSGEIVYCGQVFEKSPLRVKNFGIWLRYDSRSGTHNMYREYRDLTTAGAVTQRYRDMGARHRARAHSIQIMKVEEIAASKCQRPAVKQFHDSKIKFPLPHRVLRRQHKPRFTTKRPNTFF; from the coding sequence ATGAAGGCCTCGGGCACGCTTCGAGAATACAAGGTGGTGGGGCGCTGCCTGCCGACCCCCAAGTGCCGCACGCCGCCCCTCTATCGCATGCGGATCTTTGCGCCTAACCATGTTGTTGCCAAGTCCCGCTTCTGGTACTTTGTATCTCAgctgaagaagatgaagaagtcTTCAGGGGAAATTGTCTACTGTGGACAGGTGTTCGAAAAATCTCCCCTGCGGGTGAAGAACTTCGGCATCTGGCTGCGCTATGACTCCCGCAGTGGCACCCACAACATGTACCGGGAGTACCGGGACCTGACCACAGCCGGCGCTGTCACCCAGCGCTACCGAGACATGGGCGCCCGGCACCGTGCCCGGGCCCACTCGATCCAGATCATGAAGGTGGAGGAGATCGCAGCCAGCAAGTGCCAGCGACCAGCAGTCAAGCAGTTCCACGACTCCAAGATCAAATTCCCACTGCCCCACCGGGTTCTCCGTCGCCAGCACAAGCCACGCTTCACCACCAAGAGGCCCAACACCTTCTTTTAG